In the Wyeomyia smithii strain HCP4-BCI-WySm-NY-G18 chromosome 2, ASM2978416v1, whole genome shotgun sequence genome, one interval contains:
- the LOC129725722 gene encoding uncharacterized protein LOC129725722 has protein sequence MVWTRPTSVPLPTIWHEFQAPDVGNTDNLVSYRVQDLTPDRYEDMVRHFLNHYLGEEPECVSKGISTDALARQEMTQYWRRCFSRNLTLVCYKEESRQIVGGNILDVRTVQREADVMKVESEKLNGIFISNEFLTDTVDLFGRYGVQEYLTDYGMAVHREYRGKGICREMLRARIPLCKTFGLRLTSTNFTNLGAQAVAAKLGYRCDLEMSYDELAKRGPLFSYPGISAKSTKVMSLVID, from the exons ATGGTTTGGACTCGTCCAACCAGCGTTCCACTGCCGACAATTTGGCACGAATTCCAGGCCCCGGATGTGGGCAACACCGATAACCTAGTTAGCTATCGAGTGCAAGATCTAACCCCGGATCGATACGAAGATATGGTACGGCATTTTCTGAACCACTATCTGGGGGAGGAACCGGAATGCGTTAGCAAAGGAATTTCCACTGACGCTCTCGCTCGGCAAGAGATGACCCAGTATTGGCGGCgatgtttcagccgaaacttaACGCTGGTTTGCTACAAGGAAGAATCCCGCCAAATAGTCGGGGGAAACATTCTCGACGTCAGAACCGTTCAAAGGGAGGCGGACGTGATGAAG GTGGAGAGCGAAAAGTTAAATGGAATTTTCATTAGCAACGAATTTCTAACCGATACGGTCGACCTGTTCGGGCGTTACGGCGTCCAGGAGTATCTGACGGATTACGGGATGGCCGTTCATCGGGAGTACCGGGGGAAAGGAATCTGTCGGGAAATGCTGCGAGCACGAATTCCGCTGTGTAAGACGTTCGGGCTGAGACTTACTTCCACGAATTTTACCAACCTCGGAGCGCAGGCGGTGGCTGCTAAACTTGGCTACCGATGTGACCTAGAAATGTC ATATGATGAACTGGCCAAACGAGGTCCATTGTTCAGCTATCCTGGAATAAGTGCCAAAAGTACGAAGGTCATGAGCTTGGTAATTGATTGA